One stretch of Candidatus Microthrix parvicella Bio17-1 DNA includes these proteins:
- a CDS encoding class I SAM-dependent methyltransferase encodes MGEDDLRADIEVARAAAGPWLMRSYAVYLATTQRNGYPGDFQTIEAMYDLEPAAGFNAFQGPIANCVDGLFAHTSSTPALWWRRRAFADLVANAFKSDGTARILDVACGGARYIQDALNQAGDPDAEIVLLDQDPAAIAFCEHRVFPGRSNIRYINHPIGKVTNLDLGGQFDLIIVSGLFDYLADDPARALLAHLSGRMNPGGLLAMTNFSLDDRSSPGWRWLLGWELLLRTEQDVAGLFPDSVDVVTEVQAAGSMIFATATNPRDQQ; translated from the coding sequence TTGGGCGAAGACGACCTCAGAGCTGATATTGAAGTCGCCCGAGCAGCGGCCGGGCCATGGCTGATGCGGTCCTATGCCGTCTATCTCGCAACCACGCAACGAAACGGGTACCCCGGCGACTTCCAGACGATTGAGGCGATGTACGACCTGGAACCAGCCGCCGGCTTCAATGCGTTCCAAGGTCCCATCGCCAACTGCGTCGATGGATTGTTCGCTCACACCAGTTCAACCCCGGCGCTGTGGTGGCGCCGCCGTGCCTTCGCCGACCTGGTAGCCAACGCGTTCAAATCCGACGGCACGGCCCGCATCTTGGATGTGGCCTGCGGGGGTGCTCGGTACATTCAGGATGCGCTCAACCAAGCGGGTGACCCCGATGCAGAGATCGTGCTGCTCGACCAAGACCCGGCGGCCATCGCGTTTTGTGAACACAGGGTGTTTCCAGGCCGCTCAAACATCCGCTATATCAATCACCCGATCGGAAAGGTCACCAACCTCGATCTGGGCGGTCAGTTCGATCTGATCATCGTTTCTGGACTGTTCGACTACCTCGCTGATGACCCTGCCCGGGCGCTCCTGGCGCACCTGAGCGGCCGGATGAATCCAGGAGGCCTGCTCGCGATGACCAACTTCTCCCTCGACGACCGCTCGTCCCCGGGTTGGCGCTGGCTCCTGGGGTGGGAACTTCTGCTACGAACCGAGCAGGACGTTGCGGGCCTGTTCCCTGACTCAGTGGATGTGGTCACCGAGGTGCAGGCCGCCGGCAGCATGATCTTCGCCACCGCAACCAATCCACGGGACCAGCAGTGA
- a CDS encoding methyltransferase domain-containing protein: MEHSGEGDRLERKTDAAASRHQLLRAGLKESMTALDAGAGTGAVGRVMADIVGSTGVAIALDRSPQRLGFAPTRQSRVVGLAGDVSQPPLANGSIDFVWARFLLEYAPDPLSWVRSLAQLLKQDGSLVLVDLDHAGTNLWPCPPEIDEGLATILSRLQGFWDPHVGRKLPALVREAGLSVADLTVEPYHCYLGDADVDAVANWRTKLETIGPFVEDAFAPGQYQELAEKYLNALTDGNTFFYSTMITVVAHHG, translated from the coding sequence ATGGAGCATTCAGGCGAGGGAGACCGACTTGAACGAAAGACCGATGCAGCCGCCTCGCGCCATCAGCTACTCCGGGCAGGGTTGAAGGAATCCATGACGGCGCTGGACGCCGGAGCTGGTACCGGAGCGGTCGGTCGCGTGATGGCGGACATCGTTGGGTCGACCGGGGTGGCGATTGCGCTTGACCGCTCCCCTCAACGACTCGGATTTGCGCCGACTCGTCAGAGCCGGGTCGTCGGCTTGGCCGGAGACGTGAGTCAACCCCCGCTTGCCAACGGCAGCATCGACTTTGTCTGGGCGCGGTTCCTTCTCGAGTATGCGCCCGATCCGCTTTCCTGGGTCCGGTCCCTTGCGCAGTTGCTCAAACAGGACGGCAGCCTGGTACTCGTCGACCTCGATCACGCCGGCACCAACTTGTGGCCGTGCCCCCCCGAGATCGACGAGGGCCTGGCCACAATTCTCTCCCGCCTTCAAGGATTTTGGGATCCGCACGTGGGCCGGAAGCTGCCGGCGCTTGTGCGGGAGGCGGGGCTGAGCGTCGCGGATCTCACCGTCGAGCCCTATCACTGCTATCTGGGCGACGCAGATGTCGACGCTGTGGCGAACTGGCGAACGAAACTTGAGACGATTGGGCCCTTCGTCGAGGACGCCTTCGCGCCTGGTCAGTACCAAGAGCTCGCCGAGAAGTACCTGAACGCACTCACCGATGGCAACACGTTCTTCTACAGCACCATGATCACAGTTGTTGCGCACCACGGCTGA